A region of Kribbella sp. NBC_01245 DNA encodes the following proteins:
- a CDS encoding HU family DNA-binding protein has product MTQVMTDPHRRVAKREFISRVAARGGWPIKTVASVYEEIFCELMDAVSQGETVVLTGFGRFYHQAHKGHKVHFGQSAVDDYSVLKFSASPIVNRHLERESGLNGEEVVEDERA; this is encoded by the coding sequence ATGACCCAGGTGATGACCGACCCACACCGGCGCGTCGCGAAGCGCGAGTTCATCTCGCGCGTCGCAGCGCGCGGCGGGTGGCCGATCAAGACGGTCGCCTCCGTCTACGAAGAGATCTTCTGCGAGCTCATGGACGCGGTCTCCCAAGGTGAGACCGTCGTACTGACTGGCTTCGGCCGCTTCTACCACCAGGCGCACAAGGGCCACAAGGTCCACTTCGGCCAGTCCGCGGTCGACGACTACTCAGTTCTGAAGTTCTCTGCCTCGCCCATCGTGAACCGGCATCTCGAGAGAGAATCCGGTCTCAACGGCGAGGAGGTCGTCGAAGACGAGCGAGCCTAA
- a CDS encoding type IV secretory system conjugative DNA transfer family protein: MARGKRKASRARASGWDKISARGSGQTLSHRDVHDRQQLDRGQLQARRSKAPGMAGAIIAGAIIAVITWVLYSVIALVVLGLGSTISNTANGDRPGEKFYIKSTRTAEGGAAEPCYQQLDKAGQPTGKCYPDLADVPVPQWYTAKQHDAKKQGTEPAKTTNLGAQLADVSGLKLFVSLGTGLVLGVALAAWVSKRVDAANLMRDTSDINQYENDQHIAVPEEIQRKFDWFPDAGAHSGVQVSSMISHMMLQKKGLKMIAVSRRAAADVVDEDGHLVYYAGEAIDDDNGEPVVDSLPIIDEQFGDDLFDTSGLPADKSLRKKYATTVIPYNGDGKDRAKLGPYKTVADLINDDWSFPAYEVQRPGGAYIVDTAPVNTMVLAITRAGKGQTYIEPMLDMWSREKRPSNMVINDPKGELLVKNYVPFVTRGFEPVQFNLINAMKTDIYNPLGMAADAAREGDSTKCALYVENIADVFFPVDGGEDPVWPNAANNAFKRAAYGLIDFYLEEERELREHAAATRMDPETLERRLDDMWGHVTLYNCYQLFVQLTSKKLKNPEAELEKKVKAGGFENDEAGLEAARDDAERQAFLWEGKAEQDMLTLYFNATEALPTNTMRTLIGNANNALRAMAGAEKMLASVYGIAITAMSFFTDPTISTLTSGKPSQNTDLGGLSFPRRLGVRFSMNYLKRDHLIGQQAMWSAYADPRFAEPLGEDFDHADIVSREGWARYYFKGKFPTDEAWLKLELVNPQSKMLVRTFYFHFKKNYQVSLNGRHYVAEPVTGKKIVKNGVIRELRPVHTDATHDSAITEYQPADTTYPQDRLDLTASGAPEKVRGHARAITQTMVRYSEAPKAVFLVTPPHLMKYAKLILILIKQLVDLNFDKSYMTKSNQKPLYKTRFMLDELGNLQSDGNGIAGFETMLSIGLGQEQQFTLILQTLQQLRDVYGESVDKIVQGNTSNIVFLKSTDDSMIETLEKMSGTTHKSYIDSKQISQDLDKVVGGKTEGRVSYTMNTKEEPLIKYNDMAFIPERNSIVFRAGDPPVWNRNETSLPMSWRLFEDAIIHPGHPYTLQTIPTLSSALDFDVRMNQPDFRKMLDKRMKQAIHSGSAKDVYQESYGYADVDIARLDPDIYSDEVMEIVQMKVNVEQGRDPHAVREVDADDLDVAMIYDDDQVVDNVELAAEVAQRETAAAARRRLIYAEATISQDMLVKPDGTARVKSLDRQLTEAYKSALVELQQDRDHFSVGGDGELRSADGSRTYITPLRSSTFAEAASKLNSAASSGDSRVFFDSELREEDLQALATVEISADFYRFLASLPTWEHLAGGAFDRAMAVEMLDS; encoded by the coding sequence ATGGCGCGAGGGAAGCGGAAGGCGTCGCGGGCGAGGGCGAGCGGCTGGGACAAGATCTCGGCCCGGGGCTCCGGGCAGACGCTGTCACATCGCGACGTGCACGACCGGCAACAGCTCGACCGGGGCCAGCTGCAGGCCAGGCGATCGAAAGCACCCGGAATGGCCGGCGCGATCATTGCCGGCGCGATCATCGCCGTCATCACCTGGGTCCTCTATTCGGTGATCGCCTTGGTCGTCCTAGGGCTGGGAAGCACGATCTCGAACACCGCGAATGGCGACCGCCCGGGTGAGAAGTTCTACATCAAGTCGACCCGCACCGCCGAGGGTGGCGCCGCCGAACCCTGCTACCAGCAGCTCGACAAGGCCGGGCAGCCCACAGGGAAGTGCTATCCGGACCTCGCTGACGTTCCTGTGCCGCAGTGGTACACAGCCAAGCAGCACGACGCTAAGAAGCAGGGAACCGAACCTGCCAAGACGACGAATCTCGGTGCTCAACTGGCCGACGTGTCCGGATTGAAGCTGTTCGTCTCGCTGGGGACGGGGCTTGTGCTCGGCGTCGCGCTGGCCGCCTGGGTCTCGAAGCGGGTCGACGCCGCCAATCTGATGCGCGACACCTCCGACATCAACCAGTACGAGAACGACCAGCACATCGCGGTGCCCGAAGAGATCCAGCGCAAGTTCGACTGGTTTCCCGACGCCGGCGCGCACTCGGGTGTCCAGGTCTCCTCGATGATCAGTCACATGATGCTCCAGAAGAAGGGGCTCAAGATGATCGCGGTGTCGCGTCGCGCCGCCGCGGACGTCGTGGACGAGGACGGCCATCTCGTCTACTACGCCGGTGAGGCCATCGACGACGACAACGGCGAACCGGTCGTCGACTCGCTGCCGATCATCGATGAACAGTTCGGCGACGACCTCTTCGACACGTCCGGGCTGCCGGCCGACAAGAGTCTGCGGAAGAAGTACGCCACCACGGTGATCCCGTACAACGGGGACGGGAAGGACCGCGCCAAGCTCGGGCCTTACAAGACGGTCGCCGACCTGATCAACGACGATTGGTCGTTTCCTGCCTACGAGGTCCAGCGCCCGGGCGGGGCGTACATCGTGGACACCGCACCGGTGAACACGATGGTGCTGGCGATCACCCGGGCCGGTAAGGGGCAGACCTACATCGAGCCGATGCTCGACATGTGGTCGCGCGAGAAGCGCCCGTCCAACATGGTCATCAACGATCCCAAGGGCGAACTGCTCGTGAAGAACTACGTCCCGTTCGTGACCCGCGGCTTCGAACCGGTGCAGTTCAACCTCATCAACGCGATGAAGACCGACATCTACAACCCGCTGGGCATGGCGGCCGACGCGGCACGCGAGGGCGACTCGACCAAGTGCGCCCTGTACGTCGAGAACATCGCCGATGTCTTCTTTCCCGTCGACGGCGGCGAGGACCCGGTCTGGCCGAACGCGGCCAACAACGCCTTCAAGCGCGCGGCCTACGGCCTCATCGACTTCTATCTCGAAGAGGAACGCGAGCTACGCGAGCATGCCGCGGCGACGCGCATGGATCCCGAGACGCTGGAAAGGCGCCTCGACGACATGTGGGGGCACGTCACCCTCTACAACTGCTACCAGCTCTTCGTCCAGCTCACGAGCAAGAAGCTCAAGAACCCTGAGGCCGAGCTGGAGAAGAAGGTCAAGGCCGGCGGATTCGAGAACGACGAGGCCGGGCTCGAAGCGGCCCGCGACGACGCCGAGCGCCAGGCGTTCCTGTGGGAGGGCAAGGCGGAGCAGGACATGCTCACGCTCTACTTCAACGCGACCGAGGCATTGCCGACCAACACCATGCGCACGCTCATCGGCAACGCCAACAACGCGCTGCGGGCGATGGCGGGTGCCGAGAAGATGCTCGCGTCGGTGTACGGCATCGCGATCACGGCCATGAGCTTCTTCACCGACCCCACGATCTCGACCCTCACCTCGGGCAAACCCTCGCAGAACACCGACCTGGGCGGGCTGTCGTTCCCGCGCAGGCTGGGCGTGCGCTTCTCCATGAACTACCTCAAGCGCGACCACCTCATCGGCCAGCAGGCCATGTGGTCGGCCTATGCCGACCCGAGATTCGCCGAACCTCTCGGCGAGGACTTCGACCACGCCGACATCGTCTCGCGTGAAGGCTGGGCCCGGTACTACTTCAAGGGGAAGTTCCCCACCGACGAAGCCTGGCTGAAGCTCGAACTGGTGAACCCACAGTCGAAGATGCTGGTACGTACCTTCTACTTCCACTTCAAGAAGAACTATCAGGTCTCGCTCAACGGCCGGCACTACGTCGCCGAGCCCGTCACAGGCAAGAAGATCGTCAAGAACGGCGTGATTCGTGAGCTCCGGCCGGTTCACACAGACGCCACGCACGACAGCGCGATCACCGAATACCAGCCGGCCGACACCACCTATCCGCAAGACCGGCTCGATCTCACGGCATCCGGTGCCCCCGAGAAGGTCAGGGGTCACGCACGTGCGATCACACAGACGATGGTGCGCTACTCCGAGGCCCCGAAGGCCGTATTCCTGGTGACCCCACCACACCTGATGAAGTACGCCAAGCTGATCTTGATCCTGATCAAACAGCTGGTCGATCTGAACTTCGACAAGTCGTACATGACCAAGAGCAACCAGAAACCGCTGTACAAGACGCGGTTCATGCTCGACGAGCTGGGCAACCTGCAGTCCGACGGCAACGGCATCGCGGGCTTCGAGACGATGCTCTCCATCGGCCTAGGCCAGGAACAGCAGTTCACCTTGATCCTGCAGACCCTGCAGCAGCTGCGTGACGTCTACGGAGAAAGCGTCGACAAGATCGTCCAGGGGAACACGAGCAACATCGTGTTCCTCAAGTCCACCGACGATTCGATGATCGAGACGCTCGAGAAAATGAGCGGCACCACGCACAAGTCCTACATCGACTCCAAGCAGATCAGCCAGGACCTGGACAAGGTCGTGGGCGGCAAGACCGAGGGTCGCGTCTCCTACACGATGAACACCAAGGAGGAGCCGCTGATCAAGTACAACGACATGGCGTTCATCCCCGAACGCAACTCGATCGTCTTCCGCGCGGGCGACCCTCCGGTCTGGAATCGCAACGAGACAAGCCTGCCGATGTCGTGGCGGCTGTTCGAGGACGCGATCATCCACCCCGGGCACCCCTACACGCTCCAGACGATCCCGACGCTGAGCTCGGCGTTGGACTTCGACGTGCGGATGAACCAGCCGGACTTCCGCAAGATGCTCGACAAGCGGATGAAGCAGGCGATCCACTCCGGCAGCGCGAAGGACGTCTACCAGGAGAGCTACGGCTACGCCGACGTCGACATCGCGCGCCTCGATCCGGACATCTACTCCGACGAGGTCATGGAGATCGTGCAGATGAAGGTCAACGTCGAGCAAGGACGCGACCCGCATGCGGTCCGCGAGGTCGACGCCGATGACCTCGACGTCGCGATGATCTACGACGACGACCAAGTTGTCGACAACGTCGAGCTCGCCGCGGAGGTCGCCCAGCGCGAGACAGCCGCCGCCGCGCGCCGCCGGCTCATCTACGCCGAAGCGACGATCAGCCAAGACATGCTGGTCAAACCCGACGGAACTGCACGAGTCAAGAGCCTGGACCGGCAGCTCACCGAGGCGTACAAGTCAGCGCTCGTCGAGCTCCAGCAAGACCGGGACCACTTCTCCGTCGGCGGCGACGGAGAGCTGCGCAGCGCCGACGGGTCGCGGACCTACATCACGCCACTGCGCTCGTCGACGTTCGCCGAGGCTGCAAGCAAGCTCAACAGTGCGGCCAGCAGCGGAGACTCGCGGGTCTTCTTCGACAGCGAGTTGCGCGAGGAAGACCTGCAGGCGCTGGCAACGGTGGAGATCTCAGCCGACTTCTACCGATTCCTGGCTTCCCTGCCGACCTGGGAACACCTGGCCGGCGGCGCGTTCGACCGCGCGATGGCAGTCGAGATGCTGGACAGCTGA